The DNA window CGCACGGCCCCATGATGGCGGAGATCTGCGGAATGACGCCGGACGCGTCGGTGTTGAGCTTGAAGATGTCGGCGTAGCCGCCGAGGCTCTTCACGCCCTCCTGGATGCGCGCACCGCCACTGTCGTTGAGGCCGATGAGGGGCGCCCCATTCTCCAGCGCCTTCTCCATCACGTTCACGATCTTGTCCGCGTGTGCCCGGCCGAGCGAGCCGCCGTAGACGGTAAAGTCCTGGCTGAAGACGTAGACGAGCCGCCCGTGGATGGTGCCGTAGCCCGTCACGACGCCGTCGCCGTACGGCCGGTTCTCGTCAAGGTCGAAGTTGGTCTCCTGGTGTCGAACGAACGTGCCCAGCTCTTCGAACGACCCGTCGTCGAGCAGAATGTCGAGGCGCTCGCGGGCGGTGAGCTTGTCCTTTTCGTGTTGCCGTTCGATGCGTGCGTCTCCGCCTCCCTTGGCGGCCTCTTCGCGGCGGTGCTGGAGATCCTCGTACAGCTCTCGGTGGGTCTGGGCATCAGTGGTGGAGGAGGTGGGGGCGCTCATAAGAGAAGAGGACGATCGTGAACGAGAGAAGACAGAAAGGAGGGTGAGGGATGAAAGTAAGAGCCACGGCATCCTTCCTCAACGAATCCCTGCTGAGCATGTCCGTCCCGCTCCCGCTTTTCTTGCGAAGAGGGCCATGCTCGGGGGGACTCCGATTGGAGGGACGGTGTGGTCCAAGCCGTTTTCCCGCGGTACTGTCCCGCCGATAGGCACCCAATACGGTATTACGCCCCCGTTGCACTTAGGAATGGGTACTGGAGAGGGGCTCCGTGTCGTCGCGACGCAAACAAAGCATCGTTAAGTACACAATCCTTTCTGAAAACCTCTTCACTCCCATGAGATCATACTCAAACACAGCCCTTCTCCCCCACCGGCGCCTATGGGCCGGGCTGCAGGTTCTCCTGCTTGCCTTCGCCCTCGTCATCGTAGGCTGCGACAGCAACGGGGACATGGATGACGATAACGGCGATGATTCCGAACCCGCAACGACCCTCACCGATGCGGTAACGGGCAGCGATAACCTTAGTACTCTTGCCACGGCGTTGCAGGCCACCGATCGGGCCAGCGTCCTGGACGACACGGCCGAAACCTTTACGGTGTTTGCGCCCTCCAACGCGGCCTTTGAGTCGTACGACGTTGACTTCCTAACAAGCAACGCGGATCTGCTCGGGTCTGTGTTGGACTATCACGTCGTGCAAGGGGCTGCTGTCCTGTCCGGCGACCTCGAAGATGGGGACACCTTCACGACCGTCACCGAAGAAGAGATTGAGGTCAGCATCGATGACGACGGCAACGTCTTCGTCGAGGGGGCTCCGGTAACGAGTGCCGACATCGAAACTGACAACGGCGTGGCCCATGTGATCGGCGACGTTCTGCTGACCAACCGCACCGCCGCTGAGCGGCTGCAGGTGACGACTGCGACCGAGCAGCTCTACCAGGCCCTGCAGAACGCCGAATTGGTGCAGGCCTTCGAGAGTGCGGACAACACCTGGACCACGTTTGCGCCCAACAACGCCGCGTTCGAAAACGCGGACCTCAGTGGCTTTAGCGACAACGAGGTCCAGCAGATTCTCCAGTACCACGTGCTCGACGGCATCACCGACGCCGAGTCCCTCGTCCAGATGCTGTCGCAGAGCGACAACGGCGAGATCTCCGTCCCCACCCTGCAGGGGGAAGAGGTGACGATCACGCAGCGAGAAGACGGCACCATCGTGTTCAACGGCGGCGAGGCCACACTGAATCTCGACCGCGTGGATCAGCGGGCGAGCAACGGCATTATCCACCTCATTGACGGAATTCTCGTGCCGCCCAGCTTTACGAAGAGCGTGAGCTACGAATTGGCGGCTCAGTCCAACGAGGGCGCTATTTCCGAGGGAGTGAATGGGACCGTCACCTTCTGGGAGGTCAGTGAGAGCCAGACGGCGGTAACGCTGGAGCTTGAGAACGGGGCAACGAATACTCAGGTCGCTCACCCAGCAC is part of the Salinibacter sp. 10B genome and encodes:
- a CDS encoding fasciclin domain-containing protein, which codes for MRSYSNTALLPHRRLWAGLQVLLLAFALVIVGCDSNGDMDDDNGDDSEPATTLTDAVTGSDNLSTLATALQATDRASVLDDTAETFTVFAPSNAAFESYDVDFLTSNADLLGSVLDYHVVQGAAVLSGDLEDGDTFTTVTEEEIEVSIDDDGNVFVEGAPVTSADIETDNGVAHVIGDVLLTNRTAAERLQVTTATEQLYQALQNAELVQAFESADNTWTTFAPNNAAFENADLSGFSDNEVQQILQYHVLDGITDAESLVQMLSQSDNGEISVPTLQGEEVTITQREDGTIVFNGGEATLNLDRVDQRASNGIIHLIDGILVPPSFTKSVSYELAAQSNEGAISEGVNGTVTFWEVSESQTAVTLELENGATNTQVAHPAHIHANSVSEGGGIEIYLTPIDGSGGGGTSARLVNRPFEELANFNGYVNIHESTSSLGTVVSQGNIGANAEGTLAAGLDLVDNGRSTTFSLSANSNNGNLAPNGIPGEVTLIELTDGMTYAQVSLQPGGDGSTGADVSHPAHIHNNSDGNIAYYLSPIDGKDTEARSGKLIGESYDTLVGFDGYVNVHESIPNIQYIVSQGNVSTGS